GTTTTTTAGTCAAAATGTACATATTATTGCGAATATTTATAATTTATAATTATTTAAACAGTTTCTTCCAGTTTGTACGGTTATAAATTTTGACATTTTGCAAACGCTTTCTCTCGTTTTTGTAATCTATTATCCCGTAAAGTATGTTGCATAAATTTTAGAAATGATCAAGGGGGACTTATAGTGAGAAATATTCAGAATGACTATGATGTCATAATAATTGGAGGCGGTTTCTCTGGTATCACAGCGGCTAGAGAACTAAGCCTTCTAGGTCATAAGGTAGCAATTTTAGAGGCTCGGGATCGGCTAGGTGGGAGAACGTGGTGCGATCAACGTTTAAATACCATGTTAGAAATGGGTGGAACATACGTCCATTGGTATCAGCCACATGTTTGGACAGAAATTACTCGCTATGGTCTTGAGTTAGTGACAGCTCCAAAGGCTACAAGGGTTTATTGGATTTCAGAAGGTAAAACCCATCATGCACCAGTTGAAGAATATAAAGATAAATTAAAATCAACCGTTGAACGTCTAATGAGTGAAAGCCATAAATACTTGCCATTACCATACGACCCACTTCATTCTCCACAATTACACGACATTGACAGTATGACAGCAGAAGAATTTATGCGGAATGTTGGTTTAACTAAAGAAGAATTCGATATCTTGCATGGATGGGTGGCTTCAGACTTCTGTGGAAATCCAGCAGAGGGTGCCGTAACACAAATTTTCCGATGGTGGGTGTTCTCACAAGGAAACTGGAACACTCAAAGTGCCATGATTTCTACCTACCGATTGAAAGAAGGTACTAAAGCGCTGATTGATTGTATGGCAGCTGATACAAAGGCCGATTTTATACTTTCAACGGTCGTTAAAAAAGTCCAACATACTCAAGACTCGGTCGCAGTTACAACGGGCGATGGAACCGTTTATACAGGCAAATCTGTAATTGTTACAGTACCGCTAACCACTCTCCAAGATATTCAATTTGAACCGCAACTTTCCCAAGAAAAACAAGCTGCATCTAAAGAGGGGCAGACGTCAAAAGGTGTAAAAGTATGGGCAAGAGTTAAAGGAGAATTAGAACCATTTGATGCGCTTGCACCTGGAAATTATCCACTTAACTCCGTTCACTTAGATCGGTATGTAGATGGAGACAGCATCATAGTTGGATTTGGTCCAAGTGTAGACTGGCTAAGTCCAACAGATCGCGAGGGAGTAGAAAAAGCACTTCGCTACTGGATTCCTGAAATTGAAGTAATTGAGAGTACGGGTCATGACTGGGTAAATGATGAATACTCGAGAGAAACCTGGCCTATGTTGAAACCAAACCAATTG
This DNA window, taken from Bacillus carboniphilus, encodes the following:
- a CDS encoding NAD(P)/FAD-dependent oxidoreductase, giving the protein MRNIQNDYDVIIIGGGFSGITAARELSLLGHKVAILEARDRLGGRTWCDQRLNTMLEMGGTYVHWYQPHVWTEITRYGLELVTAPKATRVYWISEGKTHHAPVEEYKDKLKSTVERLMSESHKYLPLPYDPLHSPQLHDIDSMTAEEFMRNVGLTKEEFDILHGWVASDFCGNPAEGAVTQIFRWWVFSQGNWNTQSAMISTYRLKEGTKALIDCMAADTKADFILSTVVKKVQHTQDSVAVTTGDGTVYTGKSVIVTVPLTTLQDIQFEPQLSQEKQAASKEGQTSKGVKVWARVKGELEPFDALAPGNYPLNSVHLDRYVDGDSIIVGFGPSVDWLSPTDREGVEKALRYWIPEIEVIESTGHDWVNDEYSRETWPMLKPNQLTTYFNEWHTPENGVYLAGSTYAKGWASFIDGAIESGLTVSRKVHKQLTGEKAFSNHSHVNQ